Proteins from a single region of Acanthochromis polyacanthus isolate Apoly-LR-REF ecotype Palm Island chromosome 11, KAUST_Apoly_ChrSc, whole genome shotgun sequence:
- the znf384a gene encoding zinc finger protein 384a isoform X5 — MDDSHFNSSYFWSPVPTVQGQIENAMFLNKAKEQLGPEKANAHSFPHSSASSTSSPHYPTALLAIPGSVDAGAGVRVVPKQEGGGGTAGGGGGSGSSGAPLSAVGGHLHQSHTSQNVTVVPVPSTGIMTAVVMPTPSKRGRKSKQVMGRVTGVGGVLPPGSDALILAHLAAGGQHHAPDPYDLSNDEDDHTSKDGPKSYRCRMCAVTFFSKSDMQIHAKSHTEAKPHKCPHCSKSFANSSYLSQHIRIHSGAKPYTCTYCQKTFRQLSHLQQHTRNHTEAKPHKCPHCSKSFANSSYLSQHIRIHTGAKPYTCSYCQKTFRQLSHLQQHTRIHTGDRPYKCNHPGCEKAFTQLSNLQSHRRQHNKDKPYKCHNCNRGYTDAASLEVHLSTHTVKHAKLFSCGLCNRSYTSETYLMKHMRKHNPDPLTVAATVAAQQAQGLTPGSGRGRGRGRGRGGAGRASQLQSQTNPTNTNQNPNPGPPGSYQQPTEPVVPCPFDLHQYKTVAASEIQYKPVTVADLPVTHKDLCLTVSTSAIQVEHMNS, encoded by the exons ATGGACGATTCCCATTTCAACTCATCATACTTTTGGTCTCCCGTCCCCACTGTACAAGGACAG ATCGAGAACGCCATGTTCCTGAACAAGGCTAAGGAGCAGCTAGGTCCAGAGAAGGCCAATGCGCACTCTTTTCCTCACTCCTCTGCGTCTTCCACCTCCTCTCCCCACTACCCCACGGCTTTGCTCGCCATCCCTGGTTCAGTGGATGCAGGGGCTGGGGTGCGGGTGGTCCCCAAGCAGGAAGGAGGTGGGGGTACTGCAGGAGGCGGCGGTGGCAGCGGCAGCAGTGGCGCACCTTTGAGTGCGGTTGGGGGACACCTACACCAGTCGCACACCTCCCAGAACGTCACCGTCGTGCCTGTTCCCTCCACGGGTATCATGACTGCAG TTGTCATGCCGACGCCGTCGAAGCGAGGCAGAAAGAGCAAACAGGTGATGGGCAGAGTGACTGGAGTGGGTGGGGTTCTACCTCCAGGAAGTGATGCGTTAATCTTGGCTCACCTTGCTGCTGGTGGACAG CACCACGCTCCTGACCCATATGATCTGTCAAATGATGAGGATGATCATACCAGCAAGGATGGCCCCAAATCCTACAG GTGTCGGATGTGCGCCGTGACATTCTTCAGCAAGTCAGACATGCAGATCCACGCCAAGTCCCACACTGAGGCCAAGCCCCACAAGTGCCCCCACTGCTCCAAGTCGTTTGCCAACTCCAGCTACCTGTCCCAGCACATTCGCATCCACAGCGGGGCCAAGCCCTACACCTGCACGTACTGCCAGAAAACATTCAGGCAGCTCAGTCACCTACAGCAGCACACACG AAACCACACTGAGGCCAAGCCCCACAAGTGTCCCCACTGCTCCAAGTCGTTTGCCAACTCCAGCTACCTGTCCCAGCACATCCGCATCCACACCGGGGCCAAGCCCTACACCTGCTCCTACTGCCAGAAAACATTCAGGCAGCTCAGTCACCTACAGCAGCACACACG GATTCACACCGGTGACCGACCGTACAAATGTAACCATCCTGGTTGTGAAAAAGCTTTCACACAGTTGTCTAACCTACAG TCTCACCGTCGGCAGCACAACAAAGACAAGCCGTATAAGTGCCACAACTGTAACCGTGGTTACACAGACGCTGCCAGCCTGGAGGTGCACCTGTCCACACACACCGTCAAACATGCCAAGCTGTTCTCTTGTGGCCTCTGTAACCGATCCTATACCTCG GAGACATATCTAATGAAACACATGAGGAAGCACAACCCCGACCCATTAACAGTAGCAGCAACAGTAGCTGCTCAGCAGGCCCAGGGCCTCACACCAGGAAGTGGTCGGGGTCGAGGCCGTGGTCGAGGCAGAGGAGGTGCAGGCAGAGCAAGCCAGCTCCAAAGCCAGACTAACCCTACCAACACCAACCAGAACCCTAACCCCGGACCTCCAGGCAGCTACCAGCAACCCACAGAACCTGTGGTTCCATGCCCGTTTGACCTGCACCAGTACAAGACAGTGGCGGCCAGCGAGATTCAGTACAAACCAGTCACTGTGGCAGACCTGCCAGTGACCCACAAAGACCTCTGCCTAACCGTCTCCACGTCAGCCATACAGGTGGAGCACATGAACTCATAG
- the znf384a gene encoding zinc finger protein 384a isoform X3 — MFLNKAKEQLGPEKANAHSFPHSSASSTSSPHYPTALLAIPGSVDAGAGVRVVPKQEGGGGTAGGGGGSGSSGAPLSAVGGHLHQSHTSQNVTVVPVPSTGIMTAAGLVITTPQGTLVPTASTQSFVAGPPTATTMIVSAVHPSNADKKDDIAVPPAVVMPTPSKRGRKSKQVMGRVTGVGGVLPPGSDALILAHLAAGGQHHAPDPYDLSNDEDDHTSKDGPKSYRCRMCAVTFFSKSDMQIHAKSHTEAKPHKCPHCSKSFANSSYLSQHIRIHSGAKPYTCTYCQKTFRQLSHLQQHTRNHTEAKPHKCPHCSKSFANSSYLSQHIRIHTGAKPYTCSYCQKTFRQLSHLQQHTRIHTGDRPYKCNHPGCEKAFTQLSNLQSHRRQHNKDKPYKCHNCNRGYTDAASLEVHLSTHTVKHAKLFSCGLCNRSYTSETYLMKHMRKHNPDPLTVAATVAAQQAQGLTPGSGRGRGRGRGRGGAGRASQLQSQTNPTNTNQNPNPGPPGSYQQPTEPVVPCPFDLHQYKTVAASEIQYKPVTVADLPVTHKDLCLTVSTSAIQVEHMNS; from the exons ATGTTCCTGAACAAGGCTAAGGAGCAGCTAGGTCCAGAGAAGGCCAATGCGCACTCTTTTCCTCACTCCTCTGCGTCTTCCACCTCCTCTCCCCACTACCCCACGGCTTTGCTCGCCATCCCTGGTTCAGTGGATGCAGGGGCTGGGGTGCGGGTGGTCCCCAAGCAGGAAGGAGGTGGGGGTACTGCAGGAGGCGGCGGTGGCAGCGGCAGCAGTGGCGCACCTTTGAGTGCGGTTGGGGGACACCTACACCAGTCGCACACCTCCCAGAACGTCACCGTCGTGCCTGTTCCCTCCACGGGTATCATGACTGCAG CTGGGTTAGTGATCACCACCCCACAAGGCACACTGGTCCCCACTGCCTCCACGCAGTCATTTGTAGCTGGACCCcccactgccaccaccatgatAGTGTCCGCAGTGCACCCCTCAAATGCAG ataAAAAGGATGACATTGCTGTTCCCCCTGCAGTTGTCATGCCGACGCCGTCGAAGCGAGGCAGAAAGAGCAAACAGGTGATGGGCAGAGTGACTGGAGTGGGTGGGGTTCTACCTCCAGGAAGTGATGCGTTAATCTTGGCTCACCTTGCTGCTGGTGGACAG CACCACGCTCCTGACCCATATGATCTGTCAAATGATGAGGATGATCATACCAGCAAGGATGGCCCCAAATCCTACAG GTGTCGGATGTGCGCCGTGACATTCTTCAGCAAGTCAGACATGCAGATCCACGCCAAGTCCCACACTGAGGCCAAGCCCCACAAGTGCCCCCACTGCTCCAAGTCGTTTGCCAACTCCAGCTACCTGTCCCAGCACATTCGCATCCACAGCGGGGCCAAGCCCTACACCTGCACGTACTGCCAGAAAACATTCAGGCAGCTCAGTCACCTACAGCAGCACACACG AAACCACACTGAGGCCAAGCCCCACAAGTGTCCCCACTGCTCCAAGTCGTTTGCCAACTCCAGCTACCTGTCCCAGCACATCCGCATCCACACCGGGGCCAAGCCCTACACCTGCTCCTACTGCCAGAAAACATTCAGGCAGCTCAGTCACCTACAGCAGCACACACG GATTCACACCGGTGACCGACCGTACAAATGTAACCATCCTGGTTGTGAAAAAGCTTTCACACAGTTGTCTAACCTACAG TCTCACCGTCGGCAGCACAACAAAGACAAGCCGTATAAGTGCCACAACTGTAACCGTGGTTACACAGACGCTGCCAGCCTGGAGGTGCACCTGTCCACACACACCGTCAAACATGCCAAGCTGTTCTCTTGTGGCCTCTGTAACCGATCCTATACCTCG GAGACATATCTAATGAAACACATGAGGAAGCACAACCCCGACCCATTAACAGTAGCAGCAACAGTAGCTGCTCAGCAGGCCCAGGGCCTCACACCAGGAAGTGGTCGGGGTCGAGGCCGTGGTCGAGGCAGAGGAGGTGCAGGCAGAGCAAGCCAGCTCCAAAGCCAGACTAACCCTACCAACACCAACCAGAACCCTAACCCCGGACCTCCAGGCAGCTACCAGCAACCCACAGAACCTGTGGTTCCATGCCCGTTTGACCTGCACCAGTACAAGACAGTGGCGGCCAGCGAGATTCAGTACAAACCAGTCACTGTGGCAGACCTGCCAGTGACCCACAAAGACCTCTGCCTAACCGTCTCCACGTCAGCCATACAGGTGGAGCACATGAACTCATAG
- the znf384a gene encoding zinc finger protein 384a isoform X1 — protein sequence MDDSHFNSSYFWSPVPTVQGQIENAMFLNKAKEQLGPEKANAHSFPHSSASSTSSPHYPTALLAIPGSVDAGAGVRVVPKQEGGGGTAGGGGGSGSSGAPLSAVGGHLHQSHTSQNVTVVPVPSTGIMTAAGLVITTPQGTLVPTASTQSFVAGPPTATTMIVSAVHPSNADKKDDIAVPPAVVMPTPSKRGRKSKQVMGRVTGVGGVLPPGSDALILAHLAAGGQHHAPDPYDLSNDEDDHTSKDGPKSYRCRMCAVTFFSKSDMQIHAKSHTEAKPHKCPHCSKSFANSSYLSQHIRIHSGAKPYTCTYCQKTFRQLSHLQQHTRNHTEAKPHKCPHCSKSFANSSYLSQHIRIHTGAKPYTCSYCQKTFRQLSHLQQHTRIHTGDRPYKCNHPGCEKAFTQLSNLQSHRRQHNKDKPYKCHNCNRGYTDAASLEVHLSTHTVKHAKLFSCGLCNRSYTSETYLMKHMRKHNPDPLTVAATVAAQQAQGLTPGSGRGRGRGRGRGGAGRASQLQSQTNPTNTNQNPNPGPPGSYQQPTEPVVPCPFDLHQYKTVAASEIQYKPVTVADLPVTHKDLCLTVSTSAIQVEHMNS from the exons ATGGACGATTCCCATTTCAACTCATCATACTTTTGGTCTCCCGTCCCCACTGTACAAGGACAG ATCGAGAACGCCATGTTCCTGAACAAGGCTAAGGAGCAGCTAGGTCCAGAGAAGGCCAATGCGCACTCTTTTCCTCACTCCTCTGCGTCTTCCACCTCCTCTCCCCACTACCCCACGGCTTTGCTCGCCATCCCTGGTTCAGTGGATGCAGGGGCTGGGGTGCGGGTGGTCCCCAAGCAGGAAGGAGGTGGGGGTACTGCAGGAGGCGGCGGTGGCAGCGGCAGCAGTGGCGCACCTTTGAGTGCGGTTGGGGGACACCTACACCAGTCGCACACCTCCCAGAACGTCACCGTCGTGCCTGTTCCCTCCACGGGTATCATGACTGCAG CTGGGTTAGTGATCACCACCCCACAAGGCACACTGGTCCCCACTGCCTCCACGCAGTCATTTGTAGCTGGACCCcccactgccaccaccatgatAGTGTCCGCAGTGCACCCCTCAAATGCAG ataAAAAGGATGACATTGCTGTTCCCCCTGCAGTTGTCATGCCGACGCCGTCGAAGCGAGGCAGAAAGAGCAAACAGGTGATGGGCAGAGTGACTGGAGTGGGTGGGGTTCTACCTCCAGGAAGTGATGCGTTAATCTTGGCTCACCTTGCTGCTGGTGGACAG CACCACGCTCCTGACCCATATGATCTGTCAAATGATGAGGATGATCATACCAGCAAGGATGGCCCCAAATCCTACAG GTGTCGGATGTGCGCCGTGACATTCTTCAGCAAGTCAGACATGCAGATCCACGCCAAGTCCCACACTGAGGCCAAGCCCCACAAGTGCCCCCACTGCTCCAAGTCGTTTGCCAACTCCAGCTACCTGTCCCAGCACATTCGCATCCACAGCGGGGCCAAGCCCTACACCTGCACGTACTGCCAGAAAACATTCAGGCAGCTCAGTCACCTACAGCAGCACACACG AAACCACACTGAGGCCAAGCCCCACAAGTGTCCCCACTGCTCCAAGTCGTTTGCCAACTCCAGCTACCTGTCCCAGCACATCCGCATCCACACCGGGGCCAAGCCCTACACCTGCTCCTACTGCCAGAAAACATTCAGGCAGCTCAGTCACCTACAGCAGCACACACG GATTCACACCGGTGACCGACCGTACAAATGTAACCATCCTGGTTGTGAAAAAGCTTTCACACAGTTGTCTAACCTACAG TCTCACCGTCGGCAGCACAACAAAGACAAGCCGTATAAGTGCCACAACTGTAACCGTGGTTACACAGACGCTGCCAGCCTGGAGGTGCACCTGTCCACACACACCGTCAAACATGCCAAGCTGTTCTCTTGTGGCCTCTGTAACCGATCCTATACCTCG GAGACATATCTAATGAAACACATGAGGAAGCACAACCCCGACCCATTAACAGTAGCAGCAACAGTAGCTGCTCAGCAGGCCCAGGGCCTCACACCAGGAAGTGGTCGGGGTCGAGGCCGTGGTCGAGGCAGAGGAGGTGCAGGCAGAGCAAGCCAGCTCCAAAGCCAGACTAACCCTACCAACACCAACCAGAACCCTAACCCCGGACCTCCAGGCAGCTACCAGCAACCCACAGAACCTGTGGTTCCATGCCCGTTTGACCTGCACCAGTACAAGACAGTGGCGGCCAGCGAGATTCAGTACAAACCAGTCACTGTGGCAGACCTGCCAGTGACCCACAAAGACCTCTGCCTAACCGTCTCCACGTCAGCCATACAGGTGGAGCACATGAACTCATAG
- the znf384a gene encoding zinc finger protein 384a isoform X2 — translation MDDSHFNSSYFWSPVPTVQGQIENAMFLNKAKEQLGPEKANAHSFPHSSASSTSSPHYPTALLAIPGSVDAGAGVRVVPKQEGGGGTAGGGGGSGSSGAPLSAVGGHLHQSHTSQNVTVVPVPSTGIMTAAGLVITTPQGTLVPTASTQSFVAGPPTATTMIVSAVHPSNAVVMPTPSKRGRKSKQVMGRVTGVGGVLPPGSDALILAHLAAGGQHHAPDPYDLSNDEDDHTSKDGPKSYRCRMCAVTFFSKSDMQIHAKSHTEAKPHKCPHCSKSFANSSYLSQHIRIHSGAKPYTCTYCQKTFRQLSHLQQHTRNHTEAKPHKCPHCSKSFANSSYLSQHIRIHTGAKPYTCSYCQKTFRQLSHLQQHTRIHTGDRPYKCNHPGCEKAFTQLSNLQSHRRQHNKDKPYKCHNCNRGYTDAASLEVHLSTHTVKHAKLFSCGLCNRSYTSETYLMKHMRKHNPDPLTVAATVAAQQAQGLTPGSGRGRGRGRGRGGAGRASQLQSQTNPTNTNQNPNPGPPGSYQQPTEPVVPCPFDLHQYKTVAASEIQYKPVTVADLPVTHKDLCLTVSTSAIQVEHMNS, via the exons ATGGACGATTCCCATTTCAACTCATCATACTTTTGGTCTCCCGTCCCCACTGTACAAGGACAG ATCGAGAACGCCATGTTCCTGAACAAGGCTAAGGAGCAGCTAGGTCCAGAGAAGGCCAATGCGCACTCTTTTCCTCACTCCTCTGCGTCTTCCACCTCCTCTCCCCACTACCCCACGGCTTTGCTCGCCATCCCTGGTTCAGTGGATGCAGGGGCTGGGGTGCGGGTGGTCCCCAAGCAGGAAGGAGGTGGGGGTACTGCAGGAGGCGGCGGTGGCAGCGGCAGCAGTGGCGCACCTTTGAGTGCGGTTGGGGGACACCTACACCAGTCGCACACCTCCCAGAACGTCACCGTCGTGCCTGTTCCCTCCACGGGTATCATGACTGCAG CTGGGTTAGTGATCACCACCCCACAAGGCACACTGGTCCCCACTGCCTCCACGCAGTCATTTGTAGCTGGACCCcccactgccaccaccatgatAGTGTCCGCAGTGCACCCCTCAAATGCAG TTGTCATGCCGACGCCGTCGAAGCGAGGCAGAAAGAGCAAACAGGTGATGGGCAGAGTGACTGGAGTGGGTGGGGTTCTACCTCCAGGAAGTGATGCGTTAATCTTGGCTCACCTTGCTGCTGGTGGACAG CACCACGCTCCTGACCCATATGATCTGTCAAATGATGAGGATGATCATACCAGCAAGGATGGCCCCAAATCCTACAG GTGTCGGATGTGCGCCGTGACATTCTTCAGCAAGTCAGACATGCAGATCCACGCCAAGTCCCACACTGAGGCCAAGCCCCACAAGTGCCCCCACTGCTCCAAGTCGTTTGCCAACTCCAGCTACCTGTCCCAGCACATTCGCATCCACAGCGGGGCCAAGCCCTACACCTGCACGTACTGCCAGAAAACATTCAGGCAGCTCAGTCACCTACAGCAGCACACACG AAACCACACTGAGGCCAAGCCCCACAAGTGTCCCCACTGCTCCAAGTCGTTTGCCAACTCCAGCTACCTGTCCCAGCACATCCGCATCCACACCGGGGCCAAGCCCTACACCTGCTCCTACTGCCAGAAAACATTCAGGCAGCTCAGTCACCTACAGCAGCACACACG GATTCACACCGGTGACCGACCGTACAAATGTAACCATCCTGGTTGTGAAAAAGCTTTCACACAGTTGTCTAACCTACAG TCTCACCGTCGGCAGCACAACAAAGACAAGCCGTATAAGTGCCACAACTGTAACCGTGGTTACACAGACGCTGCCAGCCTGGAGGTGCACCTGTCCACACACACCGTCAAACATGCCAAGCTGTTCTCTTGTGGCCTCTGTAACCGATCCTATACCTCG GAGACATATCTAATGAAACACATGAGGAAGCACAACCCCGACCCATTAACAGTAGCAGCAACAGTAGCTGCTCAGCAGGCCCAGGGCCTCACACCAGGAAGTGGTCGGGGTCGAGGCCGTGGTCGAGGCAGAGGAGGTGCAGGCAGAGCAAGCCAGCTCCAAAGCCAGACTAACCCTACCAACACCAACCAGAACCCTAACCCCGGACCTCCAGGCAGCTACCAGCAACCCACAGAACCTGTGGTTCCATGCCCGTTTGACCTGCACCAGTACAAGACAGTGGCGGCCAGCGAGATTCAGTACAAACCAGTCACTGTGGCAGACCTGCCAGTGACCCACAAAGACCTCTGCCTAACCGTCTCCACGTCAGCCATACAGGTGGAGCACATGAACTCATAG
- the znf384a gene encoding zinc finger protein 384a isoform X6: MDDSHFNSSYFWSPVPTVQGQIENAMFLNKAKEQLGPEKANAHSFPHSSASSTSSPHYPTALLAIPGSVDAGAGVRVVPKQEGGGGTAGGGGGSGSSGAPLSAVGGHLHQSHTSQNVTVVPVPSTGIMTAAGLVITTPQGTLVPTASTQSFVAGPPTATTMIVSAVHPSNADKKDDIAVPPAVVMPTPSKRGRKSKQVMGRVTGVGGVLPPGSDALILAHLAAGGQHHAPDPYDLSNDEDDHTSKDGPKSYRCRMCAVTFFSKSDMQIHAKSHTEAKPHKCPHCSKSFANSSYLSQHIRIHSGAKPYTCTYCQKTFRQLSHLQQHTRIHTGDRPYKCNHPGCEKAFTQLSNLQSHRRQHNKDKPYKCHNCNRGYTDAASLEVHLSTHTVKHAKLFSCGLCNRSYTSETYLMKHMRKHNPDPLTVAATVAAQQAQGLTPGSGRGRGRGRGRGGAGRASQLQSQTNPTNTNQNPNPGPPGSYQQPTEPVVPCPFDLHQYKTVAASEIQYKPVTVADLPVTHKDLCLTVSTSAIQVEHMNS; the protein is encoded by the exons ATGGACGATTCCCATTTCAACTCATCATACTTTTGGTCTCCCGTCCCCACTGTACAAGGACAG ATCGAGAACGCCATGTTCCTGAACAAGGCTAAGGAGCAGCTAGGTCCAGAGAAGGCCAATGCGCACTCTTTTCCTCACTCCTCTGCGTCTTCCACCTCCTCTCCCCACTACCCCACGGCTTTGCTCGCCATCCCTGGTTCAGTGGATGCAGGGGCTGGGGTGCGGGTGGTCCCCAAGCAGGAAGGAGGTGGGGGTACTGCAGGAGGCGGCGGTGGCAGCGGCAGCAGTGGCGCACCTTTGAGTGCGGTTGGGGGACACCTACACCAGTCGCACACCTCCCAGAACGTCACCGTCGTGCCTGTTCCCTCCACGGGTATCATGACTGCAG CTGGGTTAGTGATCACCACCCCACAAGGCACACTGGTCCCCACTGCCTCCACGCAGTCATTTGTAGCTGGACCCcccactgccaccaccatgatAGTGTCCGCAGTGCACCCCTCAAATGCAG ataAAAAGGATGACATTGCTGTTCCCCCTGCAGTTGTCATGCCGACGCCGTCGAAGCGAGGCAGAAAGAGCAAACAGGTGATGGGCAGAGTGACTGGAGTGGGTGGGGTTCTACCTCCAGGAAGTGATGCGTTAATCTTGGCTCACCTTGCTGCTGGTGGACAG CACCACGCTCCTGACCCATATGATCTGTCAAATGATGAGGATGATCATACCAGCAAGGATGGCCCCAAATCCTACAG GTGTCGGATGTGCGCCGTGACATTCTTCAGCAAGTCAGACATGCAGATCCACGCCAAGTCCCACACTGAGGCCAAGCCCCACAAGTGCCCCCACTGCTCCAAGTCGTTTGCCAACTCCAGCTACCTGTCCCAGCACATTCGCATCCACAGCGGGGCCAAGCCCTACACCTGCACGTACTGCCAGAAAACATTCAGGCAGCTCAGTCACCTACAGCAGCACACACG GATTCACACCGGTGACCGACCGTACAAATGTAACCATCCTGGTTGTGAAAAAGCTTTCACACAGTTGTCTAACCTACAG TCTCACCGTCGGCAGCACAACAAAGACAAGCCGTATAAGTGCCACAACTGTAACCGTGGTTACACAGACGCTGCCAGCCTGGAGGTGCACCTGTCCACACACACCGTCAAACATGCCAAGCTGTTCTCTTGTGGCCTCTGTAACCGATCCTATACCTCG GAGACATATCTAATGAAACACATGAGGAAGCACAACCCCGACCCATTAACAGTAGCAGCAACAGTAGCTGCTCAGCAGGCCCAGGGCCTCACACCAGGAAGTGGTCGGGGTCGAGGCCGTGGTCGAGGCAGAGGAGGTGCAGGCAGAGCAAGCCAGCTCCAAAGCCAGACTAACCCTACCAACACCAACCAGAACCCTAACCCCGGACCTCCAGGCAGCTACCAGCAACCCACAGAACCTGTGGTTCCATGCCCGTTTGACCTGCACCAGTACAAGACAGTGGCGGCCAGCGAGATTCAGTACAAACCAGTCACTGTGGCAGACCTGCCAGTGACCCACAAAGACCTCTGCCTAACCGTCTCCACGTCAGCCATACAGGTGGAGCACATGAACTCATAG
- the znf384a gene encoding zinc finger protein 384a isoform X4 — protein sequence MDDSHFNSSYFWSPVPTVQGQIENAMFLNKAKEQLGPEKANAHSFPHSSASSTSSPHYPTALLAIPGSVDAGAGVRVVPKQEGGGGTAGGGGGSGSSGAPLSAVGGHLHQSHTSQNVTVVPVPSTGIMTADKKDDIAVPPAVVMPTPSKRGRKSKQVMGRVTGVGGVLPPGSDALILAHLAAGGQHHAPDPYDLSNDEDDHTSKDGPKSYRCRMCAVTFFSKSDMQIHAKSHTEAKPHKCPHCSKSFANSSYLSQHIRIHSGAKPYTCTYCQKTFRQLSHLQQHTRNHTEAKPHKCPHCSKSFANSSYLSQHIRIHTGAKPYTCSYCQKTFRQLSHLQQHTRIHTGDRPYKCNHPGCEKAFTQLSNLQSHRRQHNKDKPYKCHNCNRGYTDAASLEVHLSTHTVKHAKLFSCGLCNRSYTSETYLMKHMRKHNPDPLTVAATVAAQQAQGLTPGSGRGRGRGRGRGGAGRASQLQSQTNPTNTNQNPNPGPPGSYQQPTEPVVPCPFDLHQYKTVAASEIQYKPVTVADLPVTHKDLCLTVSTSAIQVEHMNS from the exons ATGGACGATTCCCATTTCAACTCATCATACTTTTGGTCTCCCGTCCCCACTGTACAAGGACAG ATCGAGAACGCCATGTTCCTGAACAAGGCTAAGGAGCAGCTAGGTCCAGAGAAGGCCAATGCGCACTCTTTTCCTCACTCCTCTGCGTCTTCCACCTCCTCTCCCCACTACCCCACGGCTTTGCTCGCCATCCCTGGTTCAGTGGATGCAGGGGCTGGGGTGCGGGTGGTCCCCAAGCAGGAAGGAGGTGGGGGTACTGCAGGAGGCGGCGGTGGCAGCGGCAGCAGTGGCGCACCTTTGAGTGCGGTTGGGGGACACCTACACCAGTCGCACACCTCCCAGAACGTCACCGTCGTGCCTGTTCCCTCCACGGGTATCATGACTGCAG ataAAAAGGATGACATTGCTGTTCCCCCTGCAGTTGTCATGCCGACGCCGTCGAAGCGAGGCAGAAAGAGCAAACAGGTGATGGGCAGAGTGACTGGAGTGGGTGGGGTTCTACCTCCAGGAAGTGATGCGTTAATCTTGGCTCACCTTGCTGCTGGTGGACAG CACCACGCTCCTGACCCATATGATCTGTCAAATGATGAGGATGATCATACCAGCAAGGATGGCCCCAAATCCTACAG GTGTCGGATGTGCGCCGTGACATTCTTCAGCAAGTCAGACATGCAGATCCACGCCAAGTCCCACACTGAGGCCAAGCCCCACAAGTGCCCCCACTGCTCCAAGTCGTTTGCCAACTCCAGCTACCTGTCCCAGCACATTCGCATCCACAGCGGGGCCAAGCCCTACACCTGCACGTACTGCCAGAAAACATTCAGGCAGCTCAGTCACCTACAGCAGCACACACG AAACCACACTGAGGCCAAGCCCCACAAGTGTCCCCACTGCTCCAAGTCGTTTGCCAACTCCAGCTACCTGTCCCAGCACATCCGCATCCACACCGGGGCCAAGCCCTACACCTGCTCCTACTGCCAGAAAACATTCAGGCAGCTCAGTCACCTACAGCAGCACACACG GATTCACACCGGTGACCGACCGTACAAATGTAACCATCCTGGTTGTGAAAAAGCTTTCACACAGTTGTCTAACCTACAG TCTCACCGTCGGCAGCACAACAAAGACAAGCCGTATAAGTGCCACAACTGTAACCGTGGTTACACAGACGCTGCCAGCCTGGAGGTGCACCTGTCCACACACACCGTCAAACATGCCAAGCTGTTCTCTTGTGGCCTCTGTAACCGATCCTATACCTCG GAGACATATCTAATGAAACACATGAGGAAGCACAACCCCGACCCATTAACAGTAGCAGCAACAGTAGCTGCTCAGCAGGCCCAGGGCCTCACACCAGGAAGTGGTCGGGGTCGAGGCCGTGGTCGAGGCAGAGGAGGTGCAGGCAGAGCAAGCCAGCTCCAAAGCCAGACTAACCCTACCAACACCAACCAGAACCCTAACCCCGGACCTCCAGGCAGCTACCAGCAACCCACAGAACCTGTGGTTCCATGCCCGTTTGACCTGCACCAGTACAAGACAGTGGCGGCCAGCGAGATTCAGTACAAACCAGTCACTGTGGCAGACCTGCCAGTGACCCACAAAGACCTCTGCCTAACCGTCTCCACGTCAGCCATACAGGTGGAGCACATGAACTCATAG